In Flavobacterium endoglycinae, one DNA window encodes the following:
- a CDS encoding DUF2085 domain-containing protein, with protein MRKIEFVSCHRLPERSFFFRGKQFPFCARCTGIYVGYAIFIPALWFIKIDIYWALLAILPTTIDGLTQAYFNRESNNFLRFTTGILAGYGLAGLSDFIAYWIVHFFKYLFVN; from the coding sequence ATGAGAAAAATTGAATTTGTAAGCTGTCATAGACTTCCCGAAAGGTCTTTCTTTTTTAGAGGAAAACAGTTTCCGTTTTGCGCCCGCTGTACAGGAATTTACGTAGGATATGCGATATTTATTCCGGCATTATGGTTCATAAAAATTGATATTTACTGGGCTCTTTTAGCTATTTTACCTACTACTATCGACGGACTTACACAAGCTTATTTCAACAGAGAAAGCAATAATTTTCTTCGTTTCACAACCGGAATTCTTGCAGGTTACGGTTTGGCTGGTCTTTCCGATTTTATTGCTTATTGGATTGTGCACTTTTTTAAATACCTCTTTGTAAATTAA
- a CDS encoding HU family DNA-binding protein, producing MTKADIVAKISEKLGLEKGDVQATVETFMEEVKTSLETGDNVYLRGFGSFIVKTRAEKTGRNISKNTTIKIPAHNIPAFKPAKVFVEGVKTNNEAK from the coding sequence ATGACGAAAGCAGATATCGTAGCGAAAATTTCAGAGAAGTTAGGTCTTGAAAAAGGAGATGTTCAAGCAACAGTAGAAACATTCATGGAAGAGGTTAAAACTTCTCTAGAAACTGGAGACAATGTTTACCTAAGAGGTTTTGGTAGTTTTATCGTTAAAACAAGAGCTGAAAAAACTGGAAGAAACATTTCTAAAAACACTACAATTAAAATTCCAGCACACAACATCCCTGCGTTTAAACCTGCAAAAGTTTTTGTAGAAGGAGTAAAAACGAACAACGAAGCAAAATAA
- a CDS encoding gliding motility-associated protein GldE yields the protein MDPEPSLFFTTTLDTNLIIGFVGIFILLFLSAIVSGAEVALFSLSQKDIDDTLQENVSKGKIISNLLDKPKKLLATLLVANNFLNIGVVILFSFIGRNIFSGIDSPALKFILEVILVTILILLFAEVLPKVYASRNSLKFARRFAYSISLLDKLLSPISLPMRSVTLYLQNKLGKQKNNFSINQLSQALELTDSEGTSTEEQKILEGIVSFGNTDTRQVMSPRIDIFALEITESFSSIYPKIIETGFSRIPVYRDNIDQIEGVLFVKDLLPHIDKEDFDWASLIREAFFVPENKKLDNLLKDFQSLKSHLAIVVDEYGGTSGLVSLEDVIEEIVGDISDEFDDENLNFSQIDDKTFLFEGKINLKDFYRIVDVDEDVFESHKGEAETLAGFILEILGNFPKKDQKVPFENCIFTIETVDKKRVKQIKVTIE from the coding sequence TTGGACCCGGAGCCCAGTTTATTTTTTACTACCACTTTAGATACCAATTTAATAATTGGTTTTGTCGGAATATTTATTCTGCTGTTTTTATCAGCAATTGTTTCAGGTGCCGAAGTCGCACTTTTTTCTCTCTCTCAAAAAGATATTGACGATACTCTTCAAGAAAATGTTTCCAAAGGAAAAATCATTTCAAATCTTTTAGACAAACCCAAAAAACTTTTAGCAACCTTATTAGTAGCCAATAATTTTTTAAATATTGGAGTGGTTATTTTGTTTTCTTTCATTGGAAGAAACATTTTTTCAGGCATCGATTCTCCAGCTTTAAAATTTATACTCGAAGTAATTCTGGTTACTATTCTTATTTTGCTGTTTGCCGAAGTACTGCCTAAAGTATATGCAAGCCGAAATAGTTTAAAATTTGCCAGACGTTTTGCGTATTCTATTTCCTTATTAGACAAACTCCTTTCGCCAATTAGTTTGCCTATGCGAAGCGTTACTTTATATTTGCAAAATAAACTAGGGAAACAGAAAAATAATTTTTCAATCAATCAGCTTTCTCAGGCATTAGAACTTACCGATTCTGAAGGAACTTCTACAGAAGAACAAAAAATTCTCGAAGGAATTGTTTCTTTTGGAAATACCGACACGAGACAGGTTATGAGTCCGAGAATCGATATATTTGCCTTGGAAATAACAGAATCGTTTAGTTCGATTTATCCTAAGATAATTGAAACTGGATTTTCGAGAATTCCGGTTTACAGAGATAATATTGACCAGATTGAAGGCGTTTTATTCGTAAAAGACCTTCTGCCTCATATTGATAAAGAAGATTTCGATTGGGCATCATTAATAAGAGAAGCATTTTTTGTTCCTGAGAATAAAAAACTCGATAATCTTTTAAAAGATTTTCAAAGTCTGAAAAGTCATTTGGCTATTGTAGTTGATGAATATGGAGGAACTTCTGGTTTGGTTTCTTTAGAAGATGTAATCGAAGAAATAGTAGGGGATATTAGCGATGAATTTGATGACGAAAACCTGAATTTCTCGCAGATCGATGATAAAACTTTTCTTTTTGAAGGAAAGATAAATTTAAAGGATTTTTACCGAATTGTGGATGTTGATGAAGATGTATTCGAATCGCATAAAGGTGAAGCCGAAACACTGGCCGGTTTTATTCTCGAAATTTTAGGTAACTTTCCGAAGAAAGATCAAAAAGTGCCTTTTGAAAACTGTATTTTTACAATTGAAACAGTCGACAAAAAACGCGTAAAACAAATAAAAGTAACAATAGAATAA
- the mutY gene encoding A/G-specific adenine glycosylase, translating to MIFHNKLIKWYLQNKRDLPWRKTADPYQIWLSEIMLQQTRVVQGMPYFFAFTRDFPTVFELANASEEQVLKLWQGLGYYSRARNLHNTAKYIAEDLNGIFPQTYKELLRLKGVGEYTAAAIASFSYNEAVPVVDGNVFRVLSRYFDIESDIAQPATKKEFAELAYELMPKDDPATFNQAIMEFGALQCVPKNPDCSVCVFNDSCLALQKKKVDMLPVKSKKTKVTNRYFNYLVLEDALGNSLLQKRTAKGIWHNLYEFPLLETTEIANFDFVSHEIKNNIFPHYTIISVEEYSGATVIHKLSHQHLHIQFWKIKITDVIENGISYEALKTFPVPIAIHNFIEML from the coding sequence ATGATTTTTCATAACAAGCTGATAAAATGGTATTTACAAAATAAACGTGATCTTCCATGGCGAAAAACAGCCGATCCATACCAAATTTGGCTATCAGAAATTATGCTTCAGCAGACAAGAGTCGTGCAGGGAATGCCTTACTTTTTTGCTTTCACGAGGGATTTTCCTACTGTTTTTGAACTGGCAAATGCATCAGAAGAACAGGTTTTAAAACTTTGGCAGGGACTTGGCTATTATTCTCGAGCTAGAAATCTGCACAATACAGCAAAATATATTGCAGAAGATTTAAACGGAATTTTTCCGCAAACCTATAAAGAATTACTTCGTTTAAAAGGTGTTGGTGAATATACAGCTGCGGCAATTGCATCTTTCTCGTATAATGAAGCCGTTCCTGTAGTCGATGGAAATGTGTTTCGTGTGCTTTCTCGTTATTTTGATATTGAATCAGATATTGCGCAGCCAGCCACAAAAAAAGAATTTGCGGAGCTTGCTTATGAATTAATGCCAAAAGATGATCCTGCGACATTCAATCAGGCTATAATGGAATTTGGGGCTTTGCAATGTGTGCCTAAAAATCCAGATTGTTCGGTTTGTGTTTTTAACGACAGCTGTCTGGCTCTGCAGAAAAAGAAAGTAGATATGCTTCCTGTAAAATCTAAAAAGACAAAAGTAACCAATCGCTATTTTAATTATCTGGTTTTGGAAGATGCTTTGGGAAATTCGCTTCTGCAAAAAAGAACGGCAAAAGGGATTTGGCATAATTTATATGAATTCCCGCTTTTGGAAACCACTGAAATTGCCAATTTTGATTTTGTTTCACATGAAATTAAAAACAATATTTTTCCTCATTATACTATAATAAGTGTAGAAGAATATAGTGGAGCGACGGTAATTCACAAACTATCACATCAGCATCTTCATATTCAGTTTTGGAAAATTAAAATAACAGATGTAATTGAAAATGGCATTTCATACGAAGCATTAAAAACATTTCCAGTGCCTATTGCGATACATAATTTTATAGAAATGCTATAA
- a CDS encoding DMT family transporter codes for MDAKQLKWAYLLILSLVWGSSFILIKRGLVGLSAVQVGAFRIIFAALFLLTFCFRSLARITRQQWKFVALTSFFGTFTPAFLFAIAETEVDSSIVAIMNSLTPLNTLVLGAILFGIQFQRRQVWGVFIGLIGCLLLVLSGASAHPGQNYYYVGLVVIATICYATNVNLIKRYLPDLNSVSITTGNFTVLLIPALIILGSTDISQKLSFVETQHSIFFVMILGVVGTGIANILFFKLIQISSPVFATSVTYLIPIVAFFWGLLDNEMLTPIQFFGAFIILIGVYLSAKK; via the coding sequence ATGGATGCAAAACAATTAAAGTGGGCCTATTTATTAATATTGTCTTTGGTTTGGGGCAGTTCTTTTATTTTAATTAAAAGAGGATTAGTCGGTTTGTCGGCGGTTCAGGTTGGTGCTTTCCGAATCATTTTTGCAGCTTTATTTCTGCTTACTTTTTGTTTTAGAAGTCTGGCTAGAATCACGCGCCAGCAATGGAAATTTGTGGCTTTGACTTCTTTCTTCGGAACCTTTACGCCAGCTTTTCTTTTTGCTATTGCCGAAACCGAAGTTGATAGTTCGATAGTAGCCATTATGAATTCGCTTACACCGTTAAATACGCTGGTTTTGGGCGCTATTTTGTTTGGGATACAATTTCAGAGAAGACAAGTTTGGGGTGTTTTTATTGGTTTAATCGGCTGTTTGTTGCTGGTTTTAAGCGGTGCTTCGGCGCATCCGGGACAAAACTATTATTATGTAGGTTTGGTTGTTATTGCAACGATTTGTTATGCAACTAACGTTAATTTGATAAAAAGATACCTGCCAGATTTAAACTCGGTGAGTATTACGACAGGAAACTTTACTGTTTTATTAATTCCGGCTTTAATTATTTTAGGTTCAACTGATATTTCCCAAAAATTGAGTTTTGTAGAAACACAGCATTCCATTTTCTTTGTCATGATTTTAGGAGTTGTGGGAACGGGAATCGCCAATATTTTATTCTTTAAATTGATTCAGATTTCGTCTCCGGTTTTTGCTACTTCTGTAACGTATTTAATTCCAATTGTAGCTTTCTTTTGGGGATTATTAGATAATGAAATGCTAACGCCAATTCAGTTTTTTGGTGCGTTTATTATTTTAATTGGCGTTTATTTATCGGCAAAGAAGTAA
- a CDS encoding heavy-metal-associated domain-containing protein, with product MKITKIIAVAAIAGLTLAGCKKEVDKNLANIKPVETTTKEHKAIAPENVQTASFEIEGMTCAMGCAKTIEKELSNLDGVEKAAVDFDKKTAKVTFDKTIQNSESLTRVVQATGDGKTYKVSNFKS from the coding sequence ATGAAGATTACAAAGATTATAGCGGTTGCTGCCATTGCAGGTTTAACACTTGCTGGATGCAAAAAAGAAGTCGATAAAAACCTTGCCAACATAAAACCTGTAGAAACAACTACTAAAGAACACAAAGCGATTGCTCCTGAAAATGTACAAACAGCAAGTTTTGAGATCGAAGGAATGACTTGTGCAATGGGATGCGCTAAAACAATCGAGAAAGAATTATCAAATTTAGATGGTGTAGAAAAAGCCGCAGTTGATTTTGACAAAAAAACAGCAAAGGTTACTTTCGACAAAACCATCCAAAATTCTGAATCTTTAACAAGAGTAGTTCAAGCAACAGGAGACGGTAAAACATATAAAGTTTCGAATTTTAAATCGTAA
- the gldD gene encoding gliding motility lipoprotein GldD → MLKKIITVTTILLALSIVSCKNDVLPKPASFLRLDYPEAKYANFQNNCPFGFEMNEEAIIKGEKDCGFTITYPKMKATIYLTYKPVNGDIEKLLKDAQKLTYEHVIKADDILEQPYLNPEKKVYGMFYQVNGNAATNSQFYVTDSTKHFLTGSVYFYAKPNFDSIMPAASYIKNDMQRIMETLKWK, encoded by the coding sequence ATGTTGAAAAAAATAATTACAGTAACCACAATTTTGCTTGCGTTATCCATTGTGAGCTGTAAAAATGATGTATTGCCAAAACCAGCAAGTTTCCTTCGACTGGATTATCCAGAAGCGAAATATGCTAATTTTCAGAATAACTGTCCGTTTGGTTTTGAAATGAATGAAGAAGCAATTATAAAAGGAGAAAAAGACTGTGGTTTTACCATCACATATCCTAAAATGAAAGCGACAATATACCTAACATATAAACCCGTAAACGGCGACATCGAAAAATTACTAAAAGATGCTCAAAAACTAACTTACGAGCATGTTATTAAGGCCGATGATATTTTAGAACAGCCGTATTTAAATCCAGAAAAAAAGGTTTACGGAATGTTTTATCAAGTAAACGGAAATGCAGCTACCAATTCGCAGTTTTATGTTACTGACAGTACAAAACATTTCTTAACAGGTTCGGTTTATTTTTACGCAAAACCTAATTTCGATTCGATTATGCCAGCCGCAAGTTATATCAAAAACGATATGCAGCGAATCATGGAAACTTTGAAATGGAAATAA
- a CDS encoding single-stranded DNA-binding protein, whose translation MNGTLNKVMLIGHLGDDVKMHYFDGGNCIGRFQLATNEVYINKTTNEKITSTEWHNLVVRNKAAEICEKYLSKGDKIYVEGRIKSRQWQAEDGTTKYTTEIQVTEFTFLTTKKDTAHTKQNQDAESAKNTNFDAPSEGLPINDLPF comes from the coding sequence ATGAATGGAACATTAAATAAAGTCATGCTTATTGGTCATTTGGGCGATGATGTAAAAATGCATTATTTCGATGGAGGAAACTGTATTGGGCGTTTTCAGCTGGCAACTAATGAAGTTTATATTAATAAAACAACCAATGAGAAAATAACGTCAACAGAATGGCATAATCTAGTTGTGCGCAATAAAGCAGCAGAAATCTGCGAAAAATACCTTTCTAAAGGAGATAAAATTTATGTTGAGGGTAGAATAAAATCAAGACAATGGCAGGCTGAAGACGGCACTACTAAATATACAACCGAAATTCAGGTTACAGAATTTACTTTTCTGACTACCAAAAAAGATACTGCACATACCAAACAAAATCAGGATGCAGAATCAGCAAAAAATACTAACTTTGATGCACCAAGTGAAGGGCTGCCCATAAACGACCTGCCCTTCTGA